In one window of Silvanigrella paludirubra DNA:
- the ltrA gene encoding group II intron reverse transcriptase/maturase — MTTTKSFEVSKSTVWEAWKSVKENHGAHGIDKQSIEDFEANLKDNLYKLWNRMSSGSYFPPSVRKVEIPKKDGGKRTLGIPTVADRIAQTTLKRMLEPQIEAIFHPDSYGYRPNKSALDAVGKTRERCWKFDWVIDLDIKGFFDNMNHELLMKALKKHTDCKWILLYIERWLKSPLEDIDGLRIERTKGTPQGGVISPLISNLFMHYAFDKWMEIHFPGVLFARYADDLVIHCISENQANIILSAVRKRLSECFLDLHPTKTKIIYCKDNQRNGTYKVTAFDFLGYTFRPRMVKTKYGNIMTSFTPAIGDKVRKIIQGRIRNWKIHLLSHAKIEEIACSINPVLRGWLNYYCKFYGSLAIHTISRAVNFALVRWARRKFKKLNRSYSRARDLIRRMQKQNSILFEHWKNAKGI, encoded by the coding sequence ATGACAACTACAAAGTCATTTGAAGTTTCTAAATCAACTGTATGGGAGGCATGGAAAAGTGTAAAAGAAAATCATGGAGCACATGGTATTGATAAACAATCTATAGAAGACTTTGAAGCAAATCTCAAAGACAATTTGTACAAGCTTTGGAATCGTATGTCGTCGGGAAGTTACTTTCCGCCATCTGTTCGAAAAGTAGAAATACCAAAGAAAGATGGAGGGAAACGCACTTTAGGAATCCCTACAGTTGCTGATAGAATTGCCCAAACTACTCTGAAGAGAATGCTTGAACCACAAATTGAGGCTATTTTTCATCCTGATTCCTATGGCTATCGACCAAATAAATCAGCATTAGATGCAGTCGGTAAAACTCGTGAAAGATGCTGGAAATTTGATTGGGTTATAGATCTGGATATTAAGGGTTTCTTTGATAATATGAATCATGAATTGCTCATGAAAGCTTTAAAGAAACACACGGATTGCAAATGGATACTGCTTTATATCGAAAGATGGTTAAAAAGCCCATTGGAAGATATTGATGGATTGAGAATAGAAAGAACTAAAGGCACGCCTCAGGGTGGAGTAATTAGTCCATTGATCTCTAATTTATTCATGCATTATGCTTTTGATAAATGGATGGAAATTCATTTTCCAGGAGTTCTATTTGCAAGATACGCAGATGACCTCGTAATTCACTGCATATCAGAAAACCAAGCTAATATAATTCTTTCCGCAGTAAGGAAACGGCTATCAGAATGTTTTCTAGATTTACATCCAACTAAAACGAAAATAATATACTGTAAAGATAATCAAAGAAATGGAACTTATAAAGTAACGGCTTTTGATTTTCTAGGGTATACTTTTCGTCCAAGAATGGTGAAAACAAAATATGGAAACATAATGACTTCTTTTACTCCTGCAATTGGTGACAAGGTAAGAAAGATAATCCAAGGGCGGATACGTAATTGGAAAATCCATTTATTAAGTCATGCAAAAATTGAAGAGATTGCTTGTTCAATTAATCCAGTGTTACGTGGATGGCTTAACTATTACTGTAAATTTTATGGTTCTTTAGCAATTCATACTATTTCTCGTGCAGTTAATTTTGCTCTCGTAAGATGGGCAAGAAGAAAATTTAAGAAATTAAATCGAAGTTATTCCAGAGCAAGAGATTTAATTAGAAGAATGCAAAAGCAAAATTCTATATTATTTGAGCATTGGAAAAACGCTAAAGGAATTTAA